The following nucleotide sequence is from Streptomyces pactum.
GAGGCGGCGCGCTGGTGACGACGCCCGGCGGCGTGTTCCGGTGATCGGCGCGCCCGGTACGTCCGCCGCCCGGATCGGGCACGCCGCCCGCCCGGGGGCCGGCCCTCGGGAGACCTCGCGGCCGCCCTTCCCGGTCCCGGACACTCCGCGCGTCCGCGGGGGCGCGCAGTCGGACGGGCCATGTGGGCAGGGCACGTTGACGGTACGTCCGGTGCCGGCGCGGTGTCCCCGCGCGGCGCGCGGCGGTGTCCCGACACGACGTGCGGCGGAGGCCGGTGCGGTGCCCGGTGGCTGCCCGGCGCGGCGCGCGGTGGACGCCCGGATGGCCGGGGCCCGGCGCCCGGCGGACCGGGTGCCTCCGGTGACCCGCCGGTGCGGGGCCGCCGTCCGGAGGGGAAGCCTCTCCCCGAGGCCGTCGGCGCGGCTGTCGGAGCCCGTCGGTACCGTCGTCGGAATGGGGAAGCACGTGGCACACATCGTCTGGGACTGGAACGGCACCCTCCTGCACGACATCGACGCCGTGATGACGGCGACCAACGCGTCGTTCGCGGAGCTGGGACTTGAGCCGCTCACGCTGGAGCGCTACCGGGACCTGTACTGCGTACCGGTCCCGCGCTTCTACGAGCGGCTGATGGGCCGGCTGCCCACGGACGAGGAGTGGGAGGTGATGGACGCGGCGTTCCACCGGCACTACCGGGAGGCGGCGCGGAACGCCGCGCTGGCCGCCGGGGCCCGGGAGCTGCTCGCCGACTGGCACTCCGCGGGACTGACCCAGTCGCTGTGCTCGCTCGCCTCGCACGACCACCTCGTCCCGCTGGTGCGGACGCACGGCATCGACGGCTACTTCGCGCGGGTGGACGGCCGGGTGGACCCCAAGCAGCACGGGAAGGCCGGTCAGATGGTGCGGCACCTGGCGGCGCTGGAGGGGGTCTCCCCGGAGCGGGTGGTGGTGATCGGCGACGCGGTGGACGACGCGTCGGCCGCCGCGGCCGCGGGGGCGCACGCCGTGCTCTACACCGGCGGGTCGCAGTCCCGGGCCTGTCTGGAGGCCGCCGGGGTGCCGGTGGTGGACACCCTCGCGGAGGCGGCCGAGCTGGCCCGGGAGCTGGCCGGCCGGCGGCCGGTGAGCGGCCTGAACTGACGCGGGCGGCGGGCCCGCGGGGCGGGCAGGAGCCGACGCGGACGGCGGGCCGCGGGGCGGGGGCGGGAGCTGACGCGGCGGCGGGCGCGCGGGGGAACGGCCTGAACCGACGCGGGCGGCGGCCCCCGGGGTGGGACAGGCGCCGGGCGGGCCGGAAATCCCGTCCGGCGCCTGCGACCCCATCCCCGGCCGCACCGGCGGCCGGGGACGTCGGGCGGTCACTCCTCGCCGGTCACCGGCGCCACGGCGCGCAGCACCCGCAGGAACTCCCGCATCCAGCCGGGGTTGTCCGGCCAGGCGCGGGCCGAGACCAGCGTGCCGTCGGTCACCACCTCCTGGTCCCGGAAGGTGCCGCCGGCCGCCTGGACGTCGAGCTCCAGGGCCGGGTACGCGGTGACCCGCCGCCCGGTCAGACCGCCGATCGCGGCGGTGAGCAGCGGACCGTGGCAGGTCTGGGCGACGGGCTTGTCCGCGTCGAAGAACGCCTTGAGGATCTTGCGCAGCTCCGGGTCGTTGCGCAGGTACTCCGGGGCGCGCCCGCCGGGGACCACCAGGGCGGCGTACCCGCCGGGGTCCACCTCGGAGAACGCCAGATCGGCGGGCCAGGTGTAACCCGCCTTCTCGGTGTAGGTGTCGTAGCCGTCCTCGAAGTCGTGCACCACGAAGCGGAGCCGCTTCCGGCTCGGTGCCGCGACGTGGACGTCGTAACCCTCTTCGCGCAGCCGCTGGTACGGGTAGAGCACCTCCAGCGACTCGGCCGCGTCACCGGTGACGATCAGAACCTTCGCGGCCATGCCACCCACCTCCGCTCGGTCACGTGGTTTCACGCTACTCGCGGTCCGGTCCGTGGTGCATCCGCGCCGCGCCGCGCCGCCCTCGGTCCGGTGCGGAAAGCCCTGCTCCCGGTGGCCGCCCCTGTGTCCGGTCCGCCGCCGGTGCGCGTCGGGTCCGGCCCGCGTCCGTCGGGTCCGCGTCCGTCGGGTCCGGTCCGCGTCCGGCCCGTCCGACGCCCGGCCGGCCCGGCCCGGCGTCCGGCCGGACGGCGCCCACGCCGTGCCTGTTCGCCTCGCCCCGGTCGAACCGGTTCCACTCCCATCCATCCCTATCTGTATCTGTCTGTCCCTGTTCATTCCTTCCCGTGCCCGTTCGCCCCCGGCCGGAGCGCGCCGCGGGGGCCGGCCGGGGACGGTGGCGTCCGGCATCCGGACAGCCATTCACCGGGCGGGCGCCGGCCGCGGACGCGGATGCCGGCCGCCCGCCGCACACCCCGGCTGCCCGCCCGCCGCACACCCCCGGCCGCCCGCCGGACGCCCCCGCCGCCCGCCGCGCGCCCCCGGCCCGCCCGGCGCGACACGCCCGGCCGGGCCGTGGCCGGCAGGCTCCGCCCCTCGCGACCTCCGGCCCGCCCCCACGGCCCCCGCCGCCCGCCCCGCGGTCCACCCTGCGGCCCCCCGGCCCGGTCGCGCCGCGGCCGGTCGGGCGGTGGGGTCCGGATCGGACGGGTGCGCCGGGTCCGGTCGCGCCGTGCTCGGGTCCGGCCCGGCCGGCGGCGCGGTGTGCGGGTCCGGTGGGACGGGAGCGGTTCCGTGAGGTCACGGGGGGTTCCGGGGGCGTCCCGGTAGCGGTCCGTGGTCCCCGCGGTCCCATGCACCACACGCCTCCCCGTACAGGTGTCCATTCCGTCAAACTTCCGAGCCCGGTTTTGTACACATACGGCTCATGACGGGGCCAGGGGGAAGGGCGATAGCCTTGACGGCGTGATCAGCGCGATATCCGCCAGGGGCGACGAAGCCCCTGCCCCGCGCCCGGCGCCTCCGCGCGACCGGGGCGCCGCTGATCCGTGTCGTCGCCAGGGGTCCTGGTCGCATTCGGCCGATTACGCCCCTGCTCTCCCCCATTCCGGCATACCGTCGTCCCAGGAGTGCGGACAGCCCGCACGGCGACGTTGTGTCACCGCCATCGATGTCACGCAACGGCGCGCGACAGGAGCCAGAGGACATGCAGACCAAGCTGGACGAAGCCAAGGCCGAGCTGCTCGCCCGGGCCGCCCGGGTAGCTGAGAACAGCCCTGCCGGGGGACAGCATCCGGCTCCGGGCCCCGGCCCGGAGGCCCTCACCGCGTATCTCCAGCACTACTACCTGCACACCGCCCCGGAGGACCTGGCGGGCCGCGAGCCCGAGGACGTCCTCGGGGCCGCGCTGTCCCACTTCCGGCTGGCGGAGAACCGGCCGCAGGGCACCGCGAACGTGCGGGTGTACACGCCCACCGTCGAGGAGAACGGCTGGACGTGCACCCACTCGGTGGTCGAGGTGGTCACCGACGACATGCCGTTCCTGGTGGACTCGGTGACCAACGAGCTGTCCCGGCAGGGCCGGGGCATCCACGTGGTGGTCCACCCGCTCGTGGTGGTCCGGCGGGACGTCACCGGCAAGCTGATCGAGGTGCTCTCCCCGGGGGCCGACGGCAAGGCCGCCGAGGACGGCGCGGAACTGCCGCACGACGCCCGCGCCGAGTCCTGGATCCACGTGGAGATCGACCGGGAGACCGACCGGGGCGACCTCAAGCAGATCACCGGCGACCTGCTGCGGGTGCTCTCCGACGTCCGCGAGGCCGTCGAGGACTGGGAGAAGATGCGCGACGCCGCGCTGCGCATCGCCGGGTCGCTGGACACCGAACCCACCGCCGAGGACCTGCGCGAGCACGAGGTGGAGGAGGCCCGTGAGCTGCTGCGCTGGCTCGCCGAGGACCACTTCACGTTCCTGGGCTACCGCGAGTACGAGCTGACCCAGGTGCCCACCGAGTCCGGCGGCGAGGAGGACGTGCTCACCGCGGTGCCCGGCACCGGCCTGGGCATCCTCCGCTCCGACCCGCACCTGCGCGACACCGACGGCGCGCAGCCGGCCACCGCGGCCGGACCGGCGGGCGGCGGCTCGGCGTCCTTCAGCCGGCTGCCCGCCGACGCCCGCGCCAAGGCCCGCGAGCACCGCCTGCTGGTCCTCACCAAGGCCAACAGCCGCGCCACCGTGCACCGCCCCTCCTACCTCGACTACATCGGGGTGAAGAAGTTCGACGCCCAGGGCAACGTGATCGGCGAGCGCCGGTTCCTGGGCCTGTTCTCCTCCGCCGCCTACACCGAGTCGGTGCGCCGGGTGCCGGTGATCCGCCGCAAGGTGCAGGAGGTGCTGGACGGCGCCGGGTTCCCGCCCAACAGCCACGACGGCCGCGACCTGCTCCAGATCCTGGAGACCTACCCGCGCGACGAGCTGTTCCAGACGCCGGTCGACCAGCTGCGCTCGATCGTCACCTCCGTGCTGTACCTCCAGGAGCGCCGCCGGCTGCGGCTGTTCCTGCGCCAGGACGAGTACGGGCGCTACTACTCGGCGCTCGTCTACCTGCCGAGGGACCGTTTCACCACCGATGTGCGGCTGCGGCTGACCGACATCCTGCTGGAGGAACTCAGCGGCCGGCCGCCGGTGGACTTCACCGCCCTGCACACCGAGTCGGTGCTCTCCCGGCTGCACTTCGTGGTCCGGGTGCAGCCCGGCACCGAGCTGCCCGACCTCACCGACGCCGACGTCGAGCGCATCGAGCGCCGGCTGGTGGAGGCCGCCCGCTCCTGGGCCGACGGCTTCGCCGAGGCGCTCGGCGCCGAGGTCGGCGAGGAGCGCGCCGCGGAGCTGATGCGCCGCTACGGCAACGCCTTCCCCGAGGGCTACAAGGCCGACCACTCGCCGCGCAGCGCCGTCGCCGACCTCCAGCACCTGGAGCGGCTCACCGCGGCCGGCGGCGAGCAGGAGTTCGCCCTCAGCCTCTACGAGCCGGTCGGCGCCGCCCCCGGCGAGCGCCGCTTCAAGATCTACCGGGCCGGGACGCAGGTCTCCCTCTCCGAGGTGCTGCCGGTCCTCAGTCGGCTGGGCGTGGACGTGGTGGACGAGCGGCCCTACGAGCTGCGCTGCTCGGACCGCACCTCCGCGTGGATCTACGACTTCGGGCTGCGGCTGCCGGGCAGCGGCGGCGACCCGCTGCCGGACGACGCCCGCGAGCGCTTCCAGAACGCGTTCGCCGCGGTGTGGACCGGCCGGGCCGAGAACGACAACTTCAACCAGCTGGTGCTGGGCGCCGGGCTGGACTGGCGGCAGGCCATGGTGCTCCGCGCCTACGCCAAGTACCTGCGGCAGGCCGGCTCCACCTTCAGCCAGGCGTACATGGAGGACACCCTCCGTACCAACGTCCACACCACCCGGCTGCTGGTGAGCCTGTTCGAGGCCCGGATGTCCCCGGAGCGGCAGCGGGCCGGCACCGAGCTGACCGACGCCCTGCTGGAGGAGCTGGAGGCCGCCCTGGACCAGGTCGCCTCGCTGGACGAGGACCGCATCCTGCGCGCCTTCCTCACCCTCATCAAGGCGACCCTGCGCACCAACCACTTCCAGACCGACAGCGAGGGCAACCCGCACTCCTACCTGTCGATGAAGCTGGACCCGCAGGCCATCCCCGACCTGCCCGCGCCGCGCCCGGCGTACGAGATCTGGGTGTACTCGCCGCGGGTGGAGGGCGTCCACCTGCGGTTCGGCAAGGTCGCCCGCGGCGGTCTGCGCTGGTCGGACCGGCGCGAGGACTTCCGCACCGAGATCCTCGGCCTGGTGAAGGCCCAGATGGTGAAGAACACCGTCATCGTGCCGGTGGGCGCCAAGGGCGGCTTCGTCGGCAAGCGGCTGCCCGACCCGTCGATCGACCGGGACGCCTGGCTGGCCGAGGGCATCGCCTGCTACCGCACCTTCATCTCCGGTCTGCTCGACATCACCGACAACATGGTCGGCGGCGAGGTCGTGCACCCCGAGGGTGTGGTCCGGCACGACGAGGACGACACCTACCTGGTGGTCGCCGCCGACAAGGGCACCGCCACCTTCTCCGACATCGCCAACGAGGTCGCCCAGTCCTACGGCTTCTGGCTCGGCGACGCCTTCGCCTCCGGCGGTTCGGCCGGCTACGACCACAAGGGCATGGGCATCACCGCCCGCGGCGCCTGGGAGTCGGTCAAGCGGCACTTCCGCGAGCTGGGCCACGACACCCAGACCCAGGACTTCACCGTGGTCGGCGTCGGCGACATGTCCGGCGACGTGTTCGGCAACGGCATGCTGCTGAGCGAGCACATCCGGCTGGTCGCGGCCTTCGACCACCGGCACATCTTCCTCGACCCCGACCCGGACGCCGCGGTCTCCTACGCCGAGCGCCGCCGCCTGTTCGAGCTGCCGCGCTCCTCGTGGGCCGACTACAACACCGAGCTGCTCTCCGCGGGCGGCGGCATCCACCCGCGGACCGCGAAGTCCATCACCATCACCCCGCAGGTCCGCGCCGCCCTCGGCATCGAGTCGGGCGTCACCAAGATGACCCCGGCCGAGCTGATGCGCGCCATCCTGCTGGCCCCGGTGGACCTGCTGTGGAACGGCGGCATCGGCACCTACGTCAAGGCGCACACCGAGTCGAACGCCGACGTGGGCGACAAGGCCAACGACGCGATCCGGGTGGACGGCCAGGACCTGCGGGTCAAGGTCGTCGGCGAGGGCGGCAACCTGGGCTGCACCCAGCTCGGCCGGATCGAGTTCGCGATGGCCGGCGGGCGGATCAACACCGACGCCATCGACAACAGCGCCGGCGTGGACACCTCCGACCACGAGGTGAACATCAAGATCCTGCTCAACGCGGTGGTCCGGGACGGCGACATGACCGTCAAGCAGCGCAACAAGCTGCTCGCCGAGATGACCGACGAGGTCGGCTCGCTGGTGCTGCGGAACAACTACGCGCAGAACACCGCGCTGGCCAACGCGGTCGCCCAGGCCCCCAGCCTGCTCCACGCCCACCAGCGCACCATGCGCCGCCTGGTGCGTGACGGGCACCTGGACCGGGCCCTGGAGTTCCTGCCCACCGACCGGCAGATCCGCGAGCGGCTCTCCGCCGGCCGCGGGCTGACCCAGCCGGAGCTGGCGGTGCTGCTCGCCTACACCAAGATCACGGTGGCGGAGGAGCTGATCGGCACCTCGCTGCCGGACGACCCCTACCTCCAGCACCTGCTGCACGCCTACTTCCCCAAGGCGCTGTCCGAGCGGTTCGCCGAGCAGATCGACGCCCACGCGCTGCGCCGCGAGATCATCACCACGGTGCTGGTCAACGACACCGTCAACACCGGTGGTTCGACCTTCCTGCACCGGCTGCGGGAGGAGACCGGCGCCTCCATCGAGGAGATCGTCCGCGCCCAGACCGCGGCCCGGGCCATCTTCGGCCTCGGCGAGGTCTGGGACGAGGTCGAGGCGCTGGACAACATCGTCGCCGCCGACGTGCAGACCCGGATGCGGCTGCACTGCCGCCGGCTGGTCGAGCGCGGCAGCCGCTGGCTGCTCAACAACCGCCCGCAGCCGCTGGAGCTCGCGGAGACCATCGACTTCTTCCAGGAGCGGGTCGCCGCCGTCTGGACGGAGCTGCCCCGGCTGCTGCGCGGCGCCGACCTGGAGTGGTACGAGGGCATCTACGAGGAGCTGACCGCCGCCGGGGTGCCGCAGGCCCTGGCCACCCGGGTCGCCGGCTTCTCCTCCGCCTTCCCGGCGCTGGACGTGGTGGCCACCGCGGACCGCACCGGCAAGGACGCGCTGGCGGTCGCCGAGGTCTACTACGAGCTGGCCGACCGGCTGTCGATCACCCAGCTGATGGACCGGATCATCGAGCTGCCGCGCGCCGACCGGTGGCAGTCCATGGCCCGCGCCTCCATCCGCGAGGACCTCTACGCGGCGCACGCCGCCCTCACCGCCGACGTGCTGTCGGTCGGCGAGGACGAGGCGACGCCGGAGCAGCGGTTCAAGGCGTGGGAGGAGAAGAACGCAGCGATCCTGCACCGCGCCCGCACCACGCTGGAGGAGATCCAGGGCTCGGAGACCTTCGACCTGGCCAACCTGTCGGTGGCGATGCGGACCATGCGGACGCTGCTGCGCTCGCACGCCTGACGGCACACCGTGCCCGACGGCACACCGTGAGGGGCGGTACGGACCGGTGGGGTCCGTACCGCCCCTCACGGGTGTCACCGGCCCGGTTCCGCGGCGGGCCGTGCCGCGGGCGTGGAGCGGACCGCCGCGGAACCGGGCCGGACCGCGGACCACCGGCCGGGGCCGGGCCCGGGGCGCAGGGCCACCCCCAGCCGCACCGACCGGCCGCCGTGGCCGATCGCCAGCTCGGCGGGGACACCGCCCGGGGCGGCGGTGAGCCGGCCGGCGGCCACCCGCAGGACGAGGGCGGCCGCGCCTCCCGGCAGGGGCTCGATCCGGGCGGCGCCGTCCGGCAGGGCCCGCGGCGCCGCCCCGTCCCGTTCCAGCAGCACGGTCACCGGCACCGGCCGGGCGGGCGTGCCGAGCGCCACCGGGATCACCGCCGTGACCAGCCCGCCGGCCTCGGTCACCACGGCACCGGAGAGGTCCCGGACCACCCGGCCCAGCGGGCCGAGGGGGCCGTTCACCGAGACGCTGAGGTTGTCGTGCGGCCGGGTCCAGTAGGGGTTGACGAACAGGGCGGCGGGCCCGGCCGCAGGGGCGACTTCGGCCGTGGGCGCGACGGCCGATGCCGGTCCGGCCGGCCCGTCAGGCGGCGCCGGTGCCGGTTCCGGCGGAGGGTCGTGCGGCGGTGGTGGTGGGGGTTGGTGAGGTGGTGCCGGTGCCGGCGGGGGTTCGTGGGGCGGTGCCGGCGGGCCGGGGCAGAGGGCGGGGAGCAGCTGCCGCGTCACCCGGTCCGCCCGGTCCGCGCCCAGCCGCCGGTTGGACCCCCAGCCGCAGGCGTCCAGCCGTACGAACACGTCCCAGACGCCGTCCAGTGCCAGGCCGTGGTCGGCGGTGGCCGGGTCCAGCGCGAACTCGGCCTCGAACCGCACCCCGTACCGGGCGGGCCGGGCCCCGGTGCCGCCGCCCGCCGGGACACCGGCCGCCGGTTCGCCGGCCGGGGGCTCGCCGGAGGCCGGGACGTCGTGGCGGCGCACGGTGGTGGGAAGCGCCAGCAGCGTGGCCTCGTCACGGTGCCGGATCTGCCCGGTGAGGGTGGCCCGGGCCAGGTCACCGGCGCAGTCGGCGGCCTCCGCGACGCCGGGGACGGCCGCGATCCGCGGCGGCAGGCACAGGCGCCGGCGACCGCCGCCGCGGTCCTCCACCAGCACCGGGGTGGTCCCGCCGCCGGCGGTGGGCCGGACCAGCTCGGTGCCGATGCGCACCCGCAGCACCCCGTCCGCCCAGCGCACGTCCTCCAGGCGCGGCCGGTGGCCGGTGCCGTCCTCCCACCGGGCGTACTCCTCCATCAGCACCCGGTCCCCGTACCGCACCAGCGCCGAGGCGACGCGCTGCTTGGCCGGCAGCAGCCGGTCCACCCGCGGCGGCACGCAGTCCCGGGCCAGCGAGCGGACCGCGCGGAAGACCTGCCACCGGTACCAGACCGGCTTGGCGGTGAACTTCTCGCCCTCCAGCCGGTGCAGCGCCTTGGTGGCGTACCAGTGGGCGATGAACGCGTCCCGGCGCGGCCCCGGTTCCAGGTGGTCGGTGACGATCCGCAGCACGGCGCGGACGCTGCCCAGGTACTTCCGGGGCTCGGCGCGGGTGAAGCTGATGTGGTGCGCCCCCTCGTCGTGGCGCACCCAGTGGTAGCAGGTGTAGTCGTGCACGGTGGCCACCCGCCGCGCGGCGAGGTACGCGCGGAGCATGAACATGTGGTCCTCCAGCCGCACTTTCCCCTCCGGGAAGCGGATGCCGTGCGCGGTGAGCAGCTCGCGGCGGAAGAGCTTGTGCACCGTCATCGAGGTGAGCAGCACCGGGTCCCGGAGGATGTGGCCGTCGGACATCGGCTCGTCGTACAGCACCCGGGACACCCCCCTGCCGTGACCGGCGGTCCGCCCGGCGACGATGTCCGCGCCGGTCTCCACCGCCCGCGCGTACAGCCGCTCCAGGGCCCGCGGGGCGAGGTGGTCGTCGTCGTCCACGAAGAGGACGTACGCGCCGCGCGCCGCGTCGAGGCCCACGTTGCGGGGGCGGCCCGGCCAGCCGGAGCAGGGGGTGCGCAGCAGCCGGACGTTGCCGTCCCCGGCCGTCTCGGCGGCGAGCAGCGCGGGGGTGCCGTCGGTGGAGCCGTCGTCCACGTAGATGACCTCGAACGCCTCGCGCGGCAGGGTCTGGGCGCGGAACGAGGCGAGGCCGGTCAGCACCGTCCGGCCCGTGTTGTGGACCGGGACCACCACGCTGATCCGGGGGCCGGCCGGGTTCGTCGGACTCATCGGGCACTGCTCCCCTCACCCGGGCGGCCGGACCGCCACCGGCGGCGGCGCGGAGCGGTGGGGCCGCTGTTCCGCACCGTAACGGCCGGGCCGGGGCAGCGCCCCCGGTGCGCCGGGCGGCGGGGCCGACCGGGTGACGTGGCGGGCCGGGTGACGTGGCCGGGGGGTGTGACGGCCCGGGGCGGAGCGGGCGCGGTGTGGCCCGGGGGCATGGGGGTGGGGATGGGCGGAGGGGCGCAGGGCACGGGCGCGGGGCCGGGCGGCGGAGTGCGGGCGCGGGCGCGGGTGCGGGACCGTGCGGGGCCGGGGTCAGCCGGTCTCGCCCAGCGGGGAGGGACGGATCACCGCGAAGGGTGCGCCGGCCCCGTCGGTGACGAGTGCCATCCGGCCGGCCACCATGTCGAACGGCGGTTGCAGGACCGTGCCGCCGGTCGCCGCCAGCCGGCGGCAGGTGTCGTCGGGGTCGGTGACGGCGAAGTACACCAGCCAGTGCGGCACGGCCTCCGGCGGCGCGCTGGCGGGCAGCGCCTGCATGCCGCCGACCGGGCGTCCCGCCACGGTGAGCGTGGAGTACCCCTCCGCGCCCGCCACGTCCTCCACGGGGGCGGGCTCGATGCCGAACACCGCGCGGTAGAAGGCGCCGGCGGTGGCCGGATCGGTGGTGTTCAGCTCGTTCCAGATGACGGTGTTGGGCTCGTTGACCAGGCCCGCGCCGACGAACTCGCGGGCCTCCCACACCCCGAAGACGGCCCCGGTCGGGTCGGCCGCCACCAGCATCCGGCCCAGGTCGTGCACCGCCATGACCGGGCTGTGCACGGTGCCGCCGTGCGCGGCGACCGCCGCCGCGGTGGCGTCCGCGTCGTCCGAGGCGAGGTAGGTGGTCCACACCGTCGGCGCGGCCGGCTCGTCGGTCACCGCGTCGTCCATGATCTGTGCGGCCATGATCCCGGCGACCGGCAGTCCGCGGAGCGCGCAGACGCTGTAGCCGCCGGTCTCCGGGGGTCCGATCTCGCCGGACCAGCCGAAGAGCCCGGCGTAGAAGTCGAGGGCGGCCTGCTGGTCGGGGGCCGCCAGGTCGGTCCAGCACGGGGTGCCCGGCGCGTAGCGGGTGGTGACTTCCGGCATCGGTGACGCCTCCAGTTCGGCGAGGTCACCGGGCCGTCCGCAGGCCGGCCGGCCCGGTCGTCCCGTACCACCCTTCCCCGCCGCGGGCCCGCGCGCCACTCGGGCCCCGCGTTACCCGGCCCCTGGCGGGACCGGCCACCGGCGGGACGCAGGAGCGCGCCGCCCCGGGCGCACGTATCCCGGGGCGGCGCGGTCGGCGGCCGGTGCCGGCCCGGCCGGATCAGAAGTCGTCGGCGCCGTTGCGGAGCTGCGGGGTCCAGTAGCCGGTCGCCCAGGCGGACGGGTCGACGGCGATGCCTTCCGCGCCCGGCGCCCGTACGGCCTTGACCTCGTCGCTGCCGTGCAGCGTGACGGAGAACGCCGTGACCGGCTCGGTCTCGTCGTCGACGCCACCGTTGGAGACCCGCACCAGGGCGTACGCGGGGGCGCCCGGGGTGAGCACCACCGGCGCGGCCGGCTTGCTCTTGGCGACCGCGGGCACGTTCTCCCGGTGGCTCTCCAGGAACTGGATCTCCGGGAAGCCGTTCAGCCGGCAGCTGGTGCGGGAGGTGTTCTTCGCGGTCAGCACGATGTGGGTGTAGGGCGGGCCGTCCTGGTGGGCGGCGGTGATGGAGAGGTTCTTCACGGTGCACAGCGGGGTGGTGGCCTTGGCGCCGGCGGCGGGCTTCGCCGGGGCGGTGGCCCCGGTGCCGCCGGTGGTCTTGCGGCCGTCGGACGAGGTGGCGGTACCGGTGGCCTTCGCCGTACCGCTGGTCTTCGCGGTACCGGCGTCCTGGGCGGCCTCACCCTGAGCGGCGTCCGCGCCCTGTGCGGCGTCCGCCTCCGCGGCCGTGCCGGAGTCCTGGGTGGCGCGCTCCGCGGCGGCGACCGGCTGGGTCTTGCCGTCCGTCGTCCCGGCCGACCGGGCGTCCGACCCGCCGTCGCCGCAGGCGGTGAGGGCCAGGGCCAGGACGGCGGTGGAGGCGGCGGCCAGGGCGGTGGTGCGGGTGCGGAAGGTGCGCATTGGGGGTCCCCCGTGATGGTGGTCGGTGGCGCCGCCGGATCGGTGGCGGGCCGTGCCCGCGGTGCGGACGGGTATGACTCTGCCGCCCGCCGCTGATCACCGGCTGCCGTCTCACTAACGCTTGACTGACGCCGCCGGACGGGCCCCGGTACGGGGTGCCGGCGGGGCGCCGGCCGGCGGACCACGGTGGCTTCCCGCACCCGCCGCCCGCGCTGAGCCGCGGACGCTGCTCGGCCATGCCCTGCCCAGGCGTACTGACCACATCCGGAAGGGGCGCGGGCCGCCGTCCATTCCGGACCACCGGACATTCCGGATCGCAGGGTGTGCCGGGGCACGGCCCGTGCCGGGTCGCCGGGCACCGGGCGTTCCGGGGGAGCGCTTGTGCCGGCACCGGGCGTGCCGGGTGCGCCGGGGCACGGCCCGTGCCGGTTGCCGGGTGCGCCGGGCCACCGGACGTTCCGGGGCGGCGCCCGTGCCGGCGACCGCCTGTGGCGGGGTCACCGGGCGTTCTGGGGCACCGTCCGTGCCGGGGCACCGGTTGTCAGGAGCGGCCCGCGTCCACCGGTGGGGCCGGGGGGATGTCCCGCGGCTGCTCCCCGGAGGCGTCCGCCGCCGGGCCCGGGGCGACGTCGGCCGCCGGCGGGGACACCTCCGGCGCGGTGACCGGGGAGGCAGGGGAGGCAGGGGCCGCGTCCGGCTCCCCGGTGGCGCCCTCCGCCGCGGGCCCCTCCGCCGGTGACACGTCCGGGGCGGCCACGTCGGGCGGGGACCCGTCCACCGGAGCCGGCCCGGCCGGGGGCGCCTCCGCCGGAGGGCCGGACGGCTTGGCCGCGTCCCCCGGGATCTCCTCCGCGATCCCCTTCGCGCTCCCCTTCGCCACGGGCCCGTCCGGCGGGGGCGTACCGGCCGGTGACACCGGGGCCCCGGCCTCCCCCTCCGCCTTCCCCCCGGGCTCAGCCGGGGCCGGGGCGGACGTCAGGGTGATCACGCCGCCGGCGGGCGCCGTCTCCGGGGCGCCGGGCGGCGCGTCCGGCACCGGCGGGACGACGGCGCCGGGGGT
It contains:
- a CDS encoding NAD-glutamate dehydrogenase, with amino-acid sequence MQTKLDEAKAELLARAARVAENSPAGGQHPAPGPGPEALTAYLQHYYLHTAPEDLAGREPEDVLGAALSHFRLAENRPQGTANVRVYTPTVEENGWTCTHSVVEVVTDDMPFLVDSVTNELSRQGRGIHVVVHPLVVVRRDVTGKLIEVLSPGADGKAAEDGAELPHDARAESWIHVEIDRETDRGDLKQITGDLLRVLSDVREAVEDWEKMRDAALRIAGSLDTEPTAEDLREHEVEEARELLRWLAEDHFTFLGYREYELTQVPTESGGEEDVLTAVPGTGLGILRSDPHLRDTDGAQPATAAGPAGGGSASFSRLPADARAKAREHRLLVLTKANSRATVHRPSYLDYIGVKKFDAQGNVIGERRFLGLFSSAAYTESVRRVPVIRRKVQEVLDGAGFPPNSHDGRDLLQILETYPRDELFQTPVDQLRSIVTSVLYLQERRRLRLFLRQDEYGRYYSALVYLPRDRFTTDVRLRLTDILLEELSGRPPVDFTALHTESVLSRLHFVVRVQPGTELPDLTDADVERIERRLVEAARSWADGFAEALGAEVGEERAAELMRRYGNAFPEGYKADHSPRSAVADLQHLERLTAAGGEQEFALSLYEPVGAAPGERRFKIYRAGTQVSLSEVLPVLSRLGVDVVDERPYELRCSDRTSAWIYDFGLRLPGSGGDPLPDDARERFQNAFAAVWTGRAENDNFNQLVLGAGLDWRQAMVLRAYAKYLRQAGSTFSQAYMEDTLRTNVHTTRLLVSLFEARMSPERQRAGTELTDALLEELEAALDQVASLDEDRILRAFLTLIKATLRTNHFQTDSEGNPHSYLSMKLDPQAIPDLPAPRPAYEIWVYSPRVEGVHLRFGKVARGGLRWSDRREDFRTEILGLVKAQMVKNTVIVPVGAKGGFVGKRLPDPSIDRDAWLAEGIACYRTFISGLLDITDNMVGGEVVHPEGVVRHDEDDTYLVVAADKGTATFSDIANEVAQSYGFWLGDAFASGGSAGYDHKGMGITARGAWESVKRHFRELGHDTQTQDFTVVGVGDMSGDVFGNGMLLSEHIRLVAAFDHRHIFLDPDPDAAVSYAERRRLFELPRSSWADYNTELLSAGGGIHPRTAKSITITPQVRAALGIESGVTKMTPAELMRAILLAPVDLLWNGGIGTYVKAHTESNADVGDKANDAIRVDGQDLRVKVVGEGGNLGCTQLGRIEFAMAGGRINTDAIDNSAGVDTSDHEVNIKILLNAVVRDGDMTVKQRNKLLAEMTDEVGSLVLRNNYAQNTALANAVAQAPSLLHAHQRTMRRLVRDGHLDRALEFLPTDRQIRERLSAGRGLTQPELAVLLAYTKITVAEELIGTSLPDDPYLQHLLHAYFPKALSERFAEQIDAHALRREIITTVLVNDTVNTGGSTFLHRLREETGASIEEIVRAQTAARAIFGLGEVWDEVEALDNIVAADVQTRMRLHCRRLVERGSRWLLNNRPQPLELAETIDFFQERVAAVWTELPRLLRGADLEWYEGIYEELTAAGVPQALATRVAGFSSAFPALDVVATADRTGKDALAVAEVYYELADRLSITQLMDRIIELPRADRWQSMARASIREDLYAAHAALTADVLSVGEDEATPEQRFKAWEEKNAAILHRARTTLEEIQGSETFDLANLSVAMRTMRTLLRSHA
- a CDS encoding HAD family hydrolase; this translates as MGKHVAHIVWDWNGTLLHDIDAVMTATNASFAELGLEPLTLERYRDLYCVPVPRFYERLMGRLPTDEEWEVMDAAFHRHYREAARNAALAAGARELLADWHSAGLTQSLCSLASHDHLVPLVRTHGIDGYFARVDGRVDPKQHGKAGQMVRHLAALEGVSPERVVVIGDAVDDASAAAAAGAHAVLYTGGSQSRACLEAAGVPVVDTLAEAAELARELAGRRPVSGLN
- a CDS encoding DJ-1/PfpI family protein — protein: MAAKVLIVTGDAAESLEVLYPYQRLREEGYDVHVAAPSRKRLRFVVHDFEDGYDTYTEKAGYTWPADLAFSEVDPGGYAALVVPGGRAPEYLRNDPELRKILKAFFDADKPVAQTCHGPLLTAAIGGLTGRRVTAYPALELDVQAAGGTFRDQEVVTDGTLVSARAWPDNPGWMREFLRVLRAVAPVTGEE